Genomic window (Rhododendron vialii isolate Sample 1 chromosome 4a, ASM3025357v1):
ATCGCGAACCGACATTAATAATTCAAACCATTgatctttttttgggtaaataaatcATTGATCTTGAACGTTACTagagaaaaatattaaaaaaaattagcttcattAAACATGGATGGGTATGTGAATAGCTTgtacaaaatgaacagtttaAGTTGGAAATTGAATTTTGTCATTCATTTTGTACGAGTAACTCACATATCTTTTGATATTCAATCAAcctaattttttacatgaatGTTCTTCTCTAGTGAATGTTTGAGATAAACAGTTCAGATTATTAATGTGGGTTCGAGATGGACCCACAAAAGGAAAGTATGGAGAAGTACGGTGGATTGAGATGGGGGGGGCTGGGTGGACGgagaaatgataatgtcaaaactgtttttgtttgtgccaaaattctaatgtataaaagtcttgtactttgcatattgtacaaaaaaattatgcactacaattttggcacaaacaaaaaacaactggCCACCCATTAGAAAAGGACGCAAGGGCACCCATTAGAAAAGGACGCAAGGGCTAATTAGAAGCGACCTTTTGGCTGCTTTCCATTAGTAAATTGGCCTCTTCCGGGAAAGGTGGTTCTCCACCACCGCCATGCTGGTCATCAtcaagaccaccaccaccagtgcTATTTGTCCTTCCCCTCTATAATAAAAAGAGAGCTAAGAGAAGACAGACAAACTGAAAGGTACACTCATGGCCTTTACATACCCtcatcggatcgtgcatccaacgGCTTAGATCTCATCTTAGCAACTAATAATCGAAAGTCGTTCTTTGCCGAGatagatccgagccgtcggatgcacaatcCAACGACTCAAAAGTGCGCAGCATGATACTGCTCACACCACTGCCCAGCACCATTCCCAATTCTCTTTACATATAGATCTGGCCGGTAAtgttgatagatttcaatttaaTTCAACCCTTTTATAGCGTGTTTGAAAAATATGGCCCATTCAACCACacattgaaatttggaatggcTTGAAGCTTTCATGTGGACTTTGAACCCCCTTTTTGTCCACCTTCTGGGGACCTTTTCCCTCAGGAAAGAAACAAGAAGAGCTCGCAGGACCACCCACCATGAACATTATCCATTTGAATGGTGTCAAATGGTAATCTAAAGATGAAGCTTCACTGGGTTAGTAGAAAATTATTGAGTTTGATTTTCTGCATttcttatcttctttttccGGTGCTTCGGGAATAGCTGCAATTCTTATCGAATACTAAAGCGTGTGGCTCATTCTTGATTTCGTCTATTACGAACAGTATAGCCATCCGTCACGTTATTCATAACAATAATGTTTCAGCCACAGATGTTCGGACTAAGATTCAGATCCCATAGTCCTTTCATGGAACCCACATGCATCGAATGGTTTCAGACGCGTTTGTACTGAGATGTCTTCATCTCGAGCACTGTCGAATTCATAATGATCTTCAACTATGTAATTCTAGGGTTTCATGTTGTTGGACTAACAAATAGAGATCATGGAACACGATCTTCCAAAGCTTAAGATGACACCAAATAAACAGCAAGAAAATCCTCAACCACCCTCGATTACATTCAAAATATGGATTACAATCTCTACAAGCCCAATGGACTGCTGCAGACACCAGCACAGTAATGCAAAAGCTCCGTCATCTATCACATCCGGCCGAATCCGTGTATCGTTTATTTGCTCATAACATATAGTACAGTATATTTCACAATGCGTACAATGTGCAAAATCAGAACGAGAGAAGGCACAAGACAATACAACAGCAGAGGAAGAAACAAACTCGGCTGAGCGATTTATCGGCCTCCATCATGTACCTTCTCAACCTCGGGCTACCCCTCCCCGCGAGTCGATAAGAATTCGGACTATTACTATACATCGTAGTTTCCGAGTTCTCAAACAGCCTCGCGTACACCATCTCCCCATACATCCCCACCATTGGGTGAAACCCGTCGGCGGCCATAGCCGCGCTGCCACCTGAAGTGAGCACAGGCGGAACCGGTTGCATATTCCTCCGCTGGTGAAGAGATGGGCGAGATCCGCTGATTGCGTGGTCCCCACAAGTGGGACTCAGAGGCCGCCGCGGTACGACGATTCCGAGATGTGGTGATTCTTTGCCCTCAGATCGGCCCCGGCCGTACAGTGGGACCAGGGTCTTTTGAGAAACTTCGGATTTACACACGGGGCATTGCGGCTCCTGTTGGGTGTAGTCGGCGTTTTCGTTTGAGACGCTCCGGAAATGGATCCATTTGTAGATACATGGCCAGCAATAGAGGTGGCCGCAGAGGGTAACCACTGGTTCGTGCACGAGGTCTAGGCAAATGTTGCAGTCAAAACCACCGGTAGGTTTATCTTCATGTGGAACGATACCGGCGGGGAGAGATTTCCACTTCTCCATGGAAGCATTGTCGTCTTCATTGGAAAGGTTGTGAAAGTACTGATCCAGGTCCATATTGCGTGCTTGAAAATGCGTCTTTGGGTCGTTTACTCTGTCGGTAATTGACGATTACACGCTTAATCCGCCTATTAGTTGCCGGCGTCtggaaacaaaaaagatagtGCAAATGAAAAGTTAGGACTAAAATGACTGTAAACAGATGTGGAAAGAAGGAATAACAAAGAGATCATGGTTAACTAAACGAGCAATGCTACGTGCCCAGATCCGGACACTGAAAGGTGCTACAAAACAATAAAGGATTTACGCGATTGTACGGCTGCTGCGTACACATTTGTGTCTAGATCACATAATACATCGGAATGGTTCTCATCCCAAGTTTTTGTTCAAACTATTCTTGTCGCTTCAAACAAgaggaatgctaggtacaaagaaagcTTACCCCAAAAGTAttccgaaaacagcaatcaatggttgagaatcactttgatgattgtatcacacacatcaaagtgaatctcaaccattaattgaTCTTTTCGGGATAGTTTcgaggtaaattttttttgtccatagCATTTATGTTCAAACAACGAAGAGTTAAACAATTATTACCTCTGAAGCTATTCTTTGTGCCGCATGTGTACACATTGAATTGCTTTTATAGTTATATAACTTATATGGATATTTCCACAAAGCTTTTATTATTATGGGCCAAAGCCTTGTCTGCTCAACTGCCCCAATCCAAACTACTCCGTATTTGATTTCAATAAGTGGGCCAGGCCGGGTCATCAGCCCAATAATTTCTTTCGAGAATGTTATATGTATTTTTGGAATAAGGGCAAGAACATAATTTCACATATTAACTCACCTAAGCAATGCTATATGTATTTAGATCGAGCTTGAGTTGAAAAAATCATCAAACATTGAATCAGGGATCATTTAGTAATCTTCACTTGgcatatttgtttatttgaacGTGTTTTGGATCtacacaaaaataaacaaattgatAATCTCCGGTCGCTACCAAACAGGCccatagatatatatatttttgttataaCGCATGTGTCCGGCCAGCTTTCGCGTACCTCATCTAATCTTGGAagaccaatcccaccgtccaTTTGCGAGAGTCCTAATCAAACTCTGTATGAATTGACTccaaagaagttgatagcacctatAGGTTTTGAACGGGGAGCAAACCGGCAAGTTTGAGGCCTTAACCACTAGACCAATTCCACCCGGCACCCGTAGATTGTCAAAAGGATCTTTTTTGTATGATATATTTCCCCAGTACAGCAATCAACCTAATAGATGTATTACCAACGCAGAAAGATGAACAACGACCTAACCCATATTTAAAGCGTAAAACGAAACTTCCTACTCTTGCTGCTCAGTTTACAAAAGGTTGACCTAATTAAATCAAGAAACATACGCTCCAACCTTTATTCCGCCCTAATTAATATAATCTTTGCGATAAGTGATAGAATCAAGTGATAACCTGCCATGTGGCATTCTAATTCTCTAAAGCTCGACCCTTTTCCAGTTTCCCTTTACAATTCAAAAGAGGGGTTCCTAGATCCTTGTACACCCATTTATCAACCAGTTAATGAAACAAACCCTGGGACAGAACCCACCCTAAAAAATCGGCTAGGGTGCTCAAGAGCTTATATACACACGATCAAGTTCATACTTAGCCGATGTGGTACTTAGCCGATGTGGAATATTAGGATTGTAACATACCATAACACTTCCCAACCGACGTCCAAGAGCTTATACAGACATGGCCAAGCCTATACTTAGCCGATGTGGGACATTAGAATCGTAACagttaatcttttctttcatagGGTGTCAAGACCAGCTTGCGTGCGCCTTGACT
Coding sequences:
- the LOC131321988 gene encoding E3 ubiquitin-protein ligase RMA1H1-like, producing MDLDQYFHNLSNEDDNASMEKWKSLPAGIVPHEDKPTGGFDCNICLDLVHEPVVTLCGHLYCWPCIYKWIHFRSVSNENADYTQQEPQCPVCKSEVSQKTLVPLYGRGRSEGKESPHLGIVVPRRPLSPTCGDHAISGSRPSLHQRRNMQPVPPVLTSGGSAAMAADGFHPMVGMYGEMVYARLFENSETTMYSNSPNSYRLAGRGSPRLRRYMMEADKSLSRVCFFLCCCIVLCLLSF